In Bacillus weihaiensis, the genomic stretch AGCGACGCCTAATTTTGCTGGAATAACATTAAGTGGAGATCGTGATGATTTCGAGGGAGTATATGAGGCGCTTCATAAGATTGTTGGAGAAGAAGGGGAATATGAACATGTAAGAGGAAGTCGTTTAAGGGTCTTAGGTGTGTGTTATGATATCCGTCATGCGATGATGGGAAACAGAGAAATTGAGCTCGTTGATAACGGAATGGACCCAGATAAAATGAAATGGTTCTCTACAATTACAAGTGAGAAAAATGTATATATGAGTGTGAACCTTTTATGGCCTGAGATTTTATTTGTCATGATGGCGTTAAATGATTTTACAAAATTATATGCTACAAAAGAATCCAAGAAAAGCTACCAGCCTTTTGAGGATTATCGAGTGATATGGGATCAATCTTTGATTCAGGTACGATTATTTCAATCCGTTATTGCAGAGTGCTTAAAGGAAACGGTAACTGACGCTGCTTATAGTCGTACGTTGAAAACGATGAACGGCTCCTATTTTGAAACCTCCCACTATAAAGATCAATACGTGGATATGTTAAATCTTCGTTTCATTGAAATGGACAGTGAAAAGCGAAAGAAGAATATCACGATCATGGCGAAACGATTGGCTGAGAAAGGAACAGAATACCAAACCCTCGAAAGAAAAATCGAACAGGTAGCTGAAAAACACGGATGCTCAGTTGATGAAGTCCGTTTTAGTCAGGAATATCCTGAGGAGATAGATTGGTGATGAGTGCCTGTCACCACCTGGAATTGCTCGACTTATGTCCGAGAGGTGGCTGTTCTCTTCAAGGGAGAGAATAGTGTATGAAGAAAAAACTGCCTCGTTTTTGCATGATGTTTGGAGCGATAATGGGTGTGGTGTTGGATTTGGATTTGTTCAAGTGAACAAGGGAAAGGTTGAGAGAGCTGTAGTCGAGTATTTACTGACTGTGGTAATGGTTGATGATGAGGAAATTCCTTCAGCAGGGCTTTTATAGCAAATTTCCAAGGAGATAGTAAGTGGGTGGGCAGTGTGAAAGGAATGAATGATACGAAGATGTCCTACTATTATCGATCAAATGGGGGAGAATATGTGGAACAAAAGACGCCTCATTCAGTGGGTTAAACGAGAACCTACTGAATGAAGGCGTTATTTTTATAGGGGGGATAAAAGATTATTCTTTTATTTTAATAAACTCCAACATTATCCCAAGCTGTTTTTACGGCATTATACGTAGTGCTTCCGCTACCGTAAAGGTCTGCAGCTGATTGAAGAAGGGCTGCGCGCGCATAGCTAAAGTTACTTGTTGGTGTTAAGTAGACTGTAAGAGCACGGTAGTAGATTTTTTCTGCTTTTGCTTTTCCAATACTATTGATCGTATAGTAGGCTGCTTTGTTTGGAATTCCGCTATTAATGTGAACGCCGCCGTTATCAGAAGTTGTGTTCACGTATTGGTTCATGTGCTCAGGCTGATTATATAGAGTTGGGTTAGATAGGCTTCGTAAGGCATCACCAGATTTATTAGGCGTATACACGTCCTCACCCATTAAGTAATCTTGAGGATCAAGGAAATAGCCGAAAACATCTGAGAATGATTCATTTAAAGCACCAGATTGATTACGGTATTCAAGGCCTGCTGAACGTTCTGTGACAGCATGTGTTAATTCATGCGCGATAATATCTAGCGCACCTGATAATGGACCAAATGTAACGCCATCACCATCACCGTAAACCATTTGCGATCCGTTCCAGAACGCATTGTTGTAGTTACTTCCATAGTGTACAGTCGAGCGAATTGTAGCGCCATTGTTGTCAAAGCTATTACGGTTATGTGTGTTTTTGAAGTAGTCGTACACTTGTCCAGCGTAATAATGAGCGTCTACTTCTGCACCTTGTGAGGTAGCAGTCCAAGCATTGTTGCTATCAGTTGAGTAAGAACCAGGATAAGTTGAACGGTTTTGTGCCGTAAAGGTTTCGATGACCCCATTCATCGGCTTTGTCACGTCATAAAGGTAATAGGTGCCACCTGAAGAGTACGTATTTAATGTTTTCGTATCTCCAAGTACCCCTTTTCCTGATCCGGTTGTTGCTGCATCATTAACAGCATTGTAAGAATCGATGATTGATCCATCTTGTGCATTGACGAAGACTTGCCAGTTTGCACCGTATGGTTCAATAAATTGCAGCTGCACTTTGTAGGCAAGAGTATAAACACCATTTTCTTCATGAATCACAAGGTCTTTTTTAACGGATGTGTTTTGAACGCTATCCTTTGCAACGATCGGTTGTTGCTCCTTTGAGTTGGTGCGTGTTTCTTCTTCTGATACATCAATGTGTTTCCAAGATAGATCAACTGCTTTTTGTTCAGAAATTTTAGCACTCGTCGACTTTACCTTAGCGGAAGCATCTGAATAGAGTGTTCCCGCTGTAGTTGTCACTTCATTGTTTTCATCTGTATGGACAGTGAAAATCGCTCCTTCAACTGGGACATTTTTGACTACTTGTGCAAACGTATAGTGTGTCATTCCAAGCTCATCCGTTGTTTTTTCGAGTAACTTCAACTCTTTCGCAGAATCAATTTTAAATAGTTCTTTATTTTCCTTTAAAAATGCTTTTACTTCCTTTTCTGTTTTGATTTTGGTTTTTGAGAGTTTACCTGATAAAAAGGATGGTACTTGCTGCTCTTTTTCAACTAGTTTTTGTTCTAGCTGCATACTGTCCATGATCTTTTCCGATGGGGTTTGGGCAAAAGAAGAGGTTGGTAATAATGTGCTGAATGCTAAAGAGGTACCAAGTGCAAGTGTTGCTAGTTTTTTTGAATTTGACATGTTTTAATCCCCTTTTTACTAGATTTTAGAACTAGCTAATTCTACTAACCACGTGTTAATCATAGTTTAATAGAGTGGTTATTTTCCGGCAAAGTCGGTTTGGAGGCTTGTTTTATGCTGGCTTGTTACTAGAGTAGATTAAAGCTAGAGAGGCTTGCTAGTTTAGATAAATATATAATTTTCCGCATAATTCGTGTGCAATATGAACTAGAGAGTTCGAACTATAGAAGATGTAATAAAAGATGTGGTAATGTGGAAATAACTATTTGAAAATTTCGAAAGATAAAAGGGGGAGCTTGGTGATGTATGAACCTGTTGAAATTGGTCATGTGATTAAGGGGCTTCGAAAGTCAATGAATCTTAGCCAGCAGCAGTTAGCAGAGGGTATTTGCACGCAAGCTCAAATAAGTAAAATTGAGAATTCAAATGAAATTCCCTCCTCGCTTATTTTGTACAAGCTATCTAGAAAGCTTGGCGTTGACATGAATTACTTTTTTGAAATAGCTGAAACACCAAGGCTCGATTATGTGCGAGATGTATATAAGATGATTCGTTTTTATATTCGGGAACGTGATTATGAATCCGTGTCTACGATTGTTAAGCAGGAAAAAAAGAATCCGCTTTTTCAAACTGTGGAGCACAAGCAATTTTTGCTATGGCATGAAGGGGTGTGCGAGTTCTATTTATATGGAAACAAGCAGCTCAGTATGGCGAAAATTAACGAGGCATTGTTTATGACTTATAAAGATGATCGTTCTTCAATGAAGGAAAGAGAGATTGAGATAGGAAATAGCTTGGCGATTTTGTATAAGGAACGAGAGAAGTATGAGCAGGCTTTGGGGCTGTATACTAAATTGTTGCAAAGTATAAAGAATTTAGATGGATTAAAGGATGAATCGATTCAATTGCGAATCTATTATGGAATTGCAAAGGCCTATACAGATATTAGGGAGTATCAGAAGTCATTGTATTTTGTTAATAAAGGGATTCAGATTGCGATGAAGCTTGAAACGATGTACTTATTAGGAGAGTTATATTTCCAATGTGGGTCAAATCATTATCGGTTGGGCGACGTGGTAAATGGAGATAAGTATGTGAGAAAGAGCCGTACACTATTTGAGCTCCAAGGAAAAGTAGAAATGGTGAATGTAGTGGATGAATTGAAGAGAGAGCTTGAGGAACAACGCCTATTTAAGAAGAGTATGTAATGTTACATGTCTGACCGGTGGAATTTGATTAATGATGAAAGTGAAATTATGCACAAACTTTGCCAGTTATTGTCGGGAATATTCCAATTATTATATTTTAGTAGGAAAATAGTAAAAAAGAAGAGGATGTGTAGATTTTAATAAGTACAGTCATTCGAGAAGCCTTCTACAAGGAGAAAAGTATTTCGTTATACTAAATCTATAGCAAAATTCTATTATCAAAAGGAGGCCATACCCATGAAAAAAACAATCCTAAACGGTATTTTAGCCATTGCCCTTATCCTATCTACAGTATCTTTCCTACAAGCTGCTCCAGTTGAAGTTGCTGCCCCACTATTTGGAGACTTACCTGATCAGCATTAATAATGGTGGGTGGTGACTTTATTGGTGCCTGTCACCGCCCGAACATTGTCGAATGTAAAAACAGCCAGCCTCGCAAATTGATGAGGCTGGCTGTTTTTTTGCTTTTAACTTAATATGAGTTTGATAGAACGGGTTGACGTTTGTTCATACTACTTGCTTGGTCAAAAAATGTATATTTCTTTTCTATATAAATTTGGTGCCAGATCATAAAGATAAGAACTGTCCAAATTTTACGGCTGTAGTCAGCTTTGTCGTTACAATGGTCTTTTAGAAGATTAAGGACAACATCTTTATTCAGTAAATAATCTGTTTCACTTTCGTTGATGATGTTTAGTGCCCAATCATGCATTTCGTTTTTTAACCAGTGTCTGATTGGTACAGGAAATCCTAATTTTTTCCGAGTTAATACGTGATCAGGGACAATACCTTCTGCTGCTTTTCGCAGAATATATTTTGTCGTATTATGTGCAGTTTTGTGTTGGGTGCTAATTTTAGAAGCAATCTTAAAGACTTCTTTATCTAAGAAAGGAACGCGTAATTCGAGTGAATTAGCCATTGTCATTTTGTCTGCTTTTAATAGAATATCGCCTCTTAACCACGTATGAATATCAATGTATTGCATACGCTCTACCGGGGCGTAGCTACCTGTTTTTTCATAGAATGGATTGGTGATATCCAAGTGATGCAGGTCTGGCTTGTACCACTTGTAAAGAGCTTCTTTCTCACTTTCGCTAAACATCTTAGCATTCCCAATATACCGTTTTTCCATTGGCGTACATCCACGTTCAATGAAGCTTTTCCCTTTAACTCCCTCTGGTACTACTGCTGCTACTTTATGTAGTAGATTTTTGAGGGAACGTGGAATTTTGTTAAAGACGGCTAGATCCTCTGGCTCGCGATATATGTTATAGCCACCAAATAATTCGTCTGCACCTTCACCGGATAAAACAACTGTTACATGCTTTCTTGCCTCGCGCGCTACAAAATATAATGGAATAGCAGCAGGATCTGCAAGTGGATCATCTAAGTGCCAAACAATTTTAGGCAGCTCCTTCATATATTCTTCAGGAGAGATTAAGTAGCTAATGTTTTCTAGATTGAGCTTATCGGCAGTTTCCTTTGCTACATCAATTTCACTAAATCCATTTTGTTCAAAGCCTACAGAAAATGTCTTAATTTGTGGATTGATCTGTTTTGCTAGAGAAACGACCAATGAAGAATCTATTCCGCCTGATAAGAAGGAGCCAACAGGGACATCGCTTCTCATATGGACCTTTACAGAATCAATTAATACTTCACGAATTTCTTTTACTAGTTGATCTTCTGTAGTTGTGACAGGTTGAAAGGATGCCTGCCAATATTTATTAATTTTCATGCTTTCTCCCGGTTTTTTCGTAAAATAATGACCAGGTAAAAGTTTATGAATTCCATCTGACATGGTTAGTGGTTCAGGTACGTATTGATAGGTTAAATAGTGCTGTAGGGCTTCAGAATTGATCATGTCATTTTTCATAGCTAATGTAATGCTCTTCTTTTCTGAAGCAAAGTATGTTCGTTCCTTGTCTTGCTTATAAAAGAAAGGCTTGATCCCAAAATGATCGCGGGCACCAAATAATTGTTCTTCTTGCTTGTCCCAAATGAGAAATGCAAACATGCCGCGGAGTTTTTCAGGTGTTTTTTCCTTGTATTCGCTATACATAGCAAGTATTACTTCTGTATCAGAATGTGTTTGGAATGTATAACCTTGGTGAGTCAACTCATTACGTAGTTCAATGTGATTATAAATTTCACCGTTAAAAATAATCCAATAACGGGAATTCTCATAGGAAAGGGGCTGATGTCCGCTCTCAATATCAATAATGCTTAACCGTCGGAAACCAAAGCTTATGTGTGCATCATAAAAAAAACCCGAATCATCGGGACCTCTATGATGGATAATTGTATTCATATCCTCAAACTGTTGTG encodes the following:
- a CDS encoding helix-turn-helix domain-containing protein gives rise to the protein MYEPVEIGHVIKGLRKSMNLSQQQLAEGICTQAQISKIENSNEIPSSLILYKLSRKLGVDMNYFFEIAETPRLDYVRDVYKMIRFYIRERDYESVSTIVKQEKKNPLFQTVEHKQFLLWHEGVCEFYLYGNKQLSMAKINEALFMTYKDDRSSMKEREIEIGNSLAILYKEREKYEQALGLYTKLLQSIKNLDGLKDESIQLRIYYGIAKAYTDIREYQKSLYFVNKGIQIAMKLETMYLLGELYFQCGSNHYRLGDVVNGDKYVRKSRTLFELQGKVEMVNVVDELKRELEEQRLFKKSM
- a CDS encoding DUF6904 family protein, which codes for MLKAKATPNFAGITLSGDRDDFEGVYEALHKIVGEEGEYEHVRGSRLRVLGVCYDIRHAMMGNREIELVDNGMDPDKMKWFSTITSEKNVYMSVNLLWPEILFVMMALNDFTKLYATKESKKSYQPFEDYRVIWDQSLIQVRLFQSVIAECLKETVTDAAYSRTLKTMNGSYFETSHYKDQYVDMLNLRFIEMDSEKRKKNITIMAKRLAEKGTEYQTLERKIEQVAEKHGCSVDEVRFSQEYPEEIDW
- the asnB gene encoding asparagine synthase (glutamine-hydrolyzing), with the translated sequence MCGFIGCMHEMNGNKSHEFTQQFEDMNTIIHHRGPDDSGFFYDAHISFGFRRLSIIDIESGHQPLSYENSRYWIIFNGEIYNHIELRNELTHQGYTFQTHSDTEVILAMYSEYKEKTPEKLRGMFAFLIWDKQEEQLFGARDHFGIKPFFYKQDKERTYFASEKKSITLAMKNDMINSEALQHYLTYQYVPEPLTMSDGIHKLLPGHYFTKKPGESMKINKYWQASFQPVTTTEDQLVKEIREVLIDSVKVHMRSDVPVGSFLSGGIDSSLVVSLAKQINPQIKTFSVGFEQNGFSEIDVAKETADKLNLENISYLISPEEYMKELPKIVWHLDDPLADPAAIPLYFVAREARKHVTVVLSGEGADELFGGYNIYREPEDLAVFNKIPRSLKNLLHKVAAVVPEGVKGKSFIERGCTPMEKRYIGNAKMFSESEKEALYKWYKPDLHHLDITNPFYEKTGSYAPVERMQYIDIHTWLRGDILLKADKMTMANSLELRVPFLDKEVFKIASKISTQHKTAHNTTKYILRKAAEGIVPDHVLTRKKLGFPVPIRHWLKNEMHDWALNIINESETDYLLNKDVVLNLLKDHCNDKADYSRKIWTVLIFMIWHQIYIEKKYTFFDQASSMNKRQPVLSNSY
- a CDS encoding M4 family metallopeptidase, encoding MSNSKKLATLALGTSLAFSTLLPTSSFAQTPSEKIMDSMQLEQKLVEKEQQVPSFLSGKLSKTKIKTEKEVKAFLKENKELFKIDSAKELKLLEKTTDELGMTHYTFAQVVKNVPVEGAIFTVHTDENNEVTTTAGTLYSDASAKVKSTSAKISEQKAVDLSWKHIDVSEEETRTNSKEQQPIVAKDSVQNTSVKKDLVIHEENGVYTLAYKVQLQFIEPYGANWQVFVNAQDGSIIDSYNAVNDAATTGSGKGVLGDTKTLNTYSSGGTYYLYDVTKPMNGVIETFTAQNRSTYPGSYSTDSNNAWTATSQGAEVDAHYYAGQVYDYFKNTHNRNSFDNNGATIRSTVHYGSNYNNAFWNGSQMVYGDGDGVTFGPLSGALDIIAHELTHAVTERSAGLEYRNQSGALNESFSDVFGYFLDPQDYLMGEDVYTPNKSGDALRSLSNPTLYNQPEHMNQYVNTTSDNGGVHINSGIPNKAAYYTINSIGKAKAEKIYYRALTVYLTPTSNFSYARAALLQSAADLYGSGSTTYNAVKTAWDNVGVY